From Cellulomonas oligotrophica, a single genomic window includes:
- a CDS encoding pyridoxine/pyridoxamine 5'-phosphate oxidase, translated as MRHELRSLPALTGHAPEFDPGEVPSDPYDLFADWFAHARDAGVPEPHAVTLATADADGRPSSRVLVLKDVGPDGFAFATDARSGKAADLAVNPQAALTFWWQPVVRQVRVEGVARYLGDEASAADYLARSPASRAAALGVRPGERLGSVRQMRDAMSAARERVDADPGLVLREWQAWRVEPRRLEFWQGSRDRAHVRVVYTRTAGTWSPTLTWP; from the coding sequence GTGCGTCACGAGCTGCGGTCCCTGCCGGCCCTGACGGGCCACGCCCCCGAGTTCGACCCTGGGGAGGTGCCGTCGGACCCGTACGACCTGTTCGCGGACTGGTTCGCGCACGCGCGCGACGCCGGGGTGCCCGAGCCGCACGCGGTGACGCTGGCGACCGCGGACGCGGACGGGCGGCCGTCGTCCCGGGTGCTCGTGCTCAAGGACGTCGGACCGGACGGGTTCGCGTTCGCGACCGACGCGCGCAGCGGCAAGGCGGCCGACCTGGCGGTCAACCCGCAGGCGGCGCTGACGTTCTGGTGGCAGCCGGTGGTCCGGCAGGTCCGGGTCGAGGGGGTGGCGCGGTACCTCGGCGACGAGGCGTCCGCCGCCGACTACCTGGCGCGCTCACCCGCGTCGCGTGCGGCCGCGCTGGGCGTGCGACCGGGGGAGCGGCTCGGCTCGGTGCGGCAGATGCGGGACGCGATGTCGGCCGCGCGGGAGCGCGTCGACGCCGATCCCGGCCTGGTGCTGCGGGAGTGGCAGGCGTGGCGCGTCGAGCCGCGCCGGCTGGAGTTCTGGCAGGGCTCACGGGACCGGGCGCACGTCCGTGTCGTCTACACCCGCACCGCCGGCACCTGGTCCCCCACCCTCACCTGGCCCTGA